From Vitis vinifera cultivar Pinot Noir 40024 chromosome 14, ASM3070453v1, a single genomic window includes:
- the LOC100266451 gene encoding plant cysteine oxidase 2, translating to MGIETALPDRKGKVFCELPKKTNSRSKRSRRRQRKVFRVQKLYETCKEVFSSCGAGIVPPPGDVEKLASVLNSMKLEDVGLNPEMSCFRTEAPDEAPKITYLHLYECEKFSIGIFCLPPSGVIPLHNHPGMTVFSKLLFGSMHIKSYDWAVGSPCNPSANANPSQIQHPGVQLAKVKVDADFTAPCNSSILYPADGGNMHRFTALTACAVLDVLGPPYSDPEGRDCTYYFDFPFTNFSVDGVSVPEEEREGYAWLQEREKLEDFAVVGAVYNGPMIVEC from the exons ATGGGGATTGAGACGGCTTTACCTGACCGAAAAGGGAAGGTGTTCTGTGAATTGCCCAAGAAGACGAATAGCAGGTCGAAGAGGAGCCGTCGACGGCAGAGGAAGGTCTTTCGGGTTCAGAAGCTATACGAGACATGCAAGGAGGTGTTTTCTTCCTGTGGGGCTGGGATTGTTCCTCCTCCGGGTGATGTCGAAAAGCTTGCCTCGGTCTTGA ATAGCATGAAATTGGAGGATGTCGGCCTGAATCCGGAAATGTCGTGTTTTAGGACAGAGGCGCCGGATGAAGCCCCGAAGATAACGTACCTGCACCTTTATGAATGCGAAAAGTTCTCG ATTGGGATCTTCTGCTTGCCTCCATCGGGTGTCATTCCGCTTCATAATCATCCTGGAATGACGGTTTTCAGTAAACTTCTCTTCGGGTCTATGCACATCAAGTCATATGACTGGGCAGTTGGTTCCCCCTGCAATCCATCTGCAAATGCCAATCCTTCACAAA TCCAGCACCCCGGTGTTCAGTTGGCCAAGGTTAAGGTTGATGCTGATTTTACTGCTCCTTGCAACAGCTCCATCCTGTACCCGGCTGATGGGGGAAATATGCACCGTTTCACAGCATTGACAGCATGCGCAGTGCTAGATGTGCTAGGCCCACCGTACTCTGATCCTGAAGGCCGGGATTGCACATATTACTTTGACTTCCCTTTCACCAATTTCTCAG TTGATGGGGTGTCCGTGCCGGAAGAGGAGAGGGAAGGCTACGCATGGCTCCAAGAGAGGGAGAAACTTGAGGACTTTGCTGTAGTTGGTGCAGTCTACAACGGCCCAATGATTGTGGAGTGTTGA
- the LOC100266219 gene encoding serine carboxypeptidase-like 46, which translates to MASGFILEVISLFLFFLYFKSFAELITSLPGQPANVSFKQYAGYIVTDARHGRALFYYFVEAKTADPLSRPLTLWFNGGPGCSSLGFGAFMENGPFQPGENGILVKNKHSWNLESNMLYVESPIGVGFSYSNTSSDYFWNDTRTAEDNLRFVINWLEEFPNYKDSELFLTGESYAGHYIPQLAALIVEYNQKPNIRPIKLKSIALGNPLLDLDISVLAADYLWAHGAISDHTLMLEKTVCNYSKFLREYIHGQLSEGCNNVYNRVVNEIGNDVRQDDLLLPICLSSNSAQQFKLKGQRGTIHAAIARRTRETIPDPCLSDRILTYLNNPQVQKALHANTTHLPYHWGFCAGPLEYQIDNLDMNLIPLIEHLIKEGIPILLFSGDQDAIIPLTQTRIIANNVAKDLKLVPFTEYGTWYDKKQVGGWTQSFGGLREGKNVTLLTFATVRGAAHEVPFTSPSQALTMFKSFLSGSPLPRPHE; encoded by the exons ATGGCTTCTGGGTTCATCTTGGAGGTCATCTCCTTGTTCTTGTTCTTCTTATATTTCAAATCATTTGCTGAGCTGATAACATCCCTCCCCGGACAACCAGCCAACGTCTCTTTCAAGCAGTACGCTGGTTACATTGTGACAGATGCTAGACATGGTCGCGCCCTGTTCTATTACTTCGTTGAAGCTAAAACAGCCGACCCACTTTCACGTCCCTTGACCTTGTGGTTCAATGGAG GCCCTGGTTGTTCTTCGCTTGGTTTTGGTGCATTCATGGAAAATGGCCCCTTCCAACCAGGAGAGAATGGGATTCTTGTTAAGAACAAACATTCATGGAATTTAG AATCAAACATGTTATACGTGGAGTCACCAATTGGGGTTGGATTTTCATACTCAAACACAAGCTCAGACTACTTTTGGAATGATACCAGGACAG CTGAAGATAACTTGAGATTTGTCATTAACTGGTTGGAAGAATTCCCAAACTACAAAGACTCCGAATTGTTTCTAACCGGTGAAAGCTATGCAG GCCACTACATTCCACAGCTTGCCGCCTTGATAGTGGAGTACAACCAAAAGCCTAACATCAGACCCATCAAACTCAAATCCATTGCT CTTGGGAATCCACTTCTAGACCTGGACATTAGTGTGCTTGCTGCTGATTACTTGTGGGCACATGGAGCCATATCCGATCACACATTAATGTTGGAGAAGACGGTCTGCAATTACTCAAAGTTTCTAAGAGAGTACATTCATGGTCAGTTGTCTGAGGGCTGCAACAATGTGTATAACAGAGTTGTCAATGAAATAGGCAATGATGTTCGGCAGGACGACCTCCTCCTGCCTATATGCTTGTCATCAAATTCTGCACAGCAATTTAAGCTAAAAGGCCAGCGAGGGACGATACATGCAGCA ATTGCTAGGAGGACCAGAGAAACAATACCTGATCCATGCCTTTCAGATAGGATACTTACCTATCTAAACAACCCTCAAGTTCAAAAAGCACTCCATGCCAATACCACTCATCTTCCATACCATTGGGGCTTCTGTGCAGG GCCTCTAGAGTATCAAATAGATAACTTGGACATGAACCTTATACCCCTCATTGAACACCTAATTAAAGAGGGCATTCCCATATTGCTTTTCAG CGGTGACCAGGATGCAATCATCCCTCTCACTCAAACGAGGATAATCGCGAATAATGTGGCTAAGGACTTGAAGCTAGTCCCTTTCACAGAATATGGCACTTGGTATGACAAGAAGCAG GTTGGGGGATGGACACAATCATTTGGTGGATTGAGAGAAGGGAAGAATGTGACATTGCTCACATTTGCGACGGTTAGAGGTGCAGCTCATGAGGTCCCCTTCACATCCCCTTCCCAAGCCCTCACAATGTTCAAATCATTCCTGAGTGGCTCCCCACTTCCTAGGCCCCATGAATGA
- the LOC100261014 gene encoding serine carboxypeptidase-like 45, translating into MALGFILEAISFFLFQLYSKSFAELITALPGQPANVSFKQYSGYIATDDQHGRALFYYFVEAETAHPLSRPLTLWLNGGPGCSSLGFGAFMENGPFQPGENGILVKNKHSWNIESNMLYVESPIGVGFSYSNTSSNYFWNDTRTAEDNLRFIVNWFEEFPYYKDSELFLTGESYAGHYIPQLAALLVEYNKRPNIRPIKLKAIALGNPLLDLDISVLAGDYLWSHGAISDDTLLLEKTVCNDSKYLREYYHGQLSKECKDVFNRVLDEISGDVEKGDLLMPKCLSSNSAQQFRLKGLQGKIYAEIDRRTRGTIPDPCLPDRIFTYLNNPQVQKALHANTTHLPYYWDFCSGPLVYQVDNLDMDLLPLIAYLLEQNIRILLYSGDQDAKVPLTQTRLITNNLAKDLKLVPFTKYGTWYDKEQVGGWSQSFGRLRDGMNLTLLTFATVRGAAHEVPFTSPSQALTLFKSFLSGSPPPRLHE; encoded by the exons ATGGCTTTGGGGTTCATCTTGGAGGCCATCTCCTTCTTCTTGTTCCAATTGTATTCCAAATCATTTGCTGAGCTGATAACAGCCCTTCCAGGACAACCTGCCAATGTTTCTTTCAAGCAGTACTCTGGTTACATTGCGACAGATGATCAACATGGTCGAGCCCTGTTCTATTACTTTGTTGAAGCTGAAACGGCCCACCCACTTTCGCGTCCCTTAACTCTGTGGCTCAATGGAG GCCCTGGTTGTTCTTCACTTGGTTTTGGTGCATTCATGGAAAATGGCCCTTTCCAACCAGGAGAGAATGGGATTCTTGTCAAGAACAAACATTCATGGAATATAG AATCAAACATGTTATATGTGGAGTCACCAATTGGGGTTGGATTTTCATACTCAAATACAAGCTCAAATTACTTTTGGAATGATACCAGGACAG CTGAAGACAATTTGAGGTTTATTGTTAACTGGTTCGAAGAATTCCCATACTACAAAGACTCAGAATTGTTTCTAACTGGTGAAAGTTATGCAG GTCACTACATTCCACAGCTTGCAGCCTTGTTAGTAGAGTACAACAAGAGGCCTAACATCAGACCCATAAAGCTCAAAGCCATTGCT CTTGGGAATCCACTCCTAGACTTGGACATTAGTGTGCTTGCTGGTGATTACTTATGGTCACATGGTGCCATATCAGATGACACACTACTGTTGGAGAAGACGGTCTGTAATGACTCCAAGTATCTAAGGGAGTACTATCATGGTCAATTGTCTAAGGAATGCAAAGATGTGTTCAACAGAGTATTAGACGAAATAAGCGGTGATGTTGAGAAGGGCGACCTCCTCATGCCTAAATGCTTGTCATCAAATTCTGCTCAGCAATTTAGACTGAAAGGCCTGCAAGGGAAGATCTATGCAGAG ATTGATAGGAGGACCAGAGGAACAATACCTGATCCATGCCTTCCTGATAGGATATTTACCTATCTAAACAACCCTCAAGTTCAAAAAGCACTCCATGCCAATACAACTCACCTTCCATACTATTGGGACTTCTGTTCAGG GCCTCTGGTGTATCAAGTAGATAATTTGGACATGGACCTTCTACCCCTCATTGCATACCTACTTGAACAGAACATTCGCATATTGCTTTACAG TGGTGACCAGGATGCAAAAGTCCCTCTCACTCAAACCAGGTTAATCACGAATAATCTGGCTAAGGACCTGAAGCTAGTCCCTTTCACAAAATATGGCACTTGGTATGATAAGGAGCAG GTTGGAGGATGGTCACAATCATTTGGTAGACTGAGAGATGGGATGAATTTGACATTGCTTACGTTCGCAACTGTTCGAGGAGCAGCTCATGAGGTCCCCTTCACATCCCCTTCCCAAGCACTCACTTTGTTCAAGTCATTCCTCAGTGGCTCCCCACCTCCTAGGCTCCATGAATGA
- the LOC100255935 gene encoding probable WRKY transcription factor 72, which translates to MYRSGRREEGDKGIGVDKSQKIERPASFEGAAMESIAHEEAGKEDELDSAKAEMGEVREENERLKTMLEKIGKDYKSLQLQVFDILQQESSKRPVDSAPAIDEESKELELVSLCLGRSSPTDGKRDGKSSIASKAKEDDDELNAGLTLGLDSKFQVSKLDVTEFASNSSPTENSIEEVKEEEAGETWPPSKVLKTMRTGDEVSQQSHVKRARVSVRARCDTLTMNDGCQWRKYGQKIAKGNPCPRAYYRCTVAPSCPVRKQVQRCAEDMSILITTYEGTHNHPLPMSATAMASTTSAAASMLISGSSASQPGLGSSPAATELHGLNFSLPDNMRTRQLYAANSSPFPTITLDLTTTASSSSHFSRFSSSFNSSTPRFPSTSLSFSSSESNSVPTVWGNGCLNYGILPHNKAQIGSLNLGRQPPEHFHQPYMEKNGQAPIQQSLTETLTKVITSDPSFRTVIAAALSSMVSSSTGQPNPGAGESLGQNLKWGETTQAISTNPLSQNGKGCAPGYLNASSSSNSQTGNSILLQPPFPVSIPRSGTSGSAAENRDQNN; encoded by the exons aTGTATAGAAGTGGAAGAAGGGAGGAGGGGGACAAAGGGATAGGAGTTGACAAGAGCCAAAAGATAGAGAGACCAGCTAGCTTTGAAGGTGCAGCCATGGAGTCCATTGCCCATGAAGAGGCTGGAAAg GAGGATGAACTAGACTCGGCCAAAGCTGAAATGGGGGAGGtgagagaagaaaatgagagacTAAAGACCATGTTGGAGAAAATTGGGAAGGATTATAAGTCTCTTCAACTGCAGGTTTTTGACATTCTTCAACAAGAATCCTCCAAGAGGCCTGTGGATTCAGCTCCTGCCATTGATGAAGAATCCAAAGAACTCGAACTAGTTTCCCTTTGCCTTGGAAGAAGTAGTCCAACTGATGGTAAAAGAGATGGTAAGTCCAGCATCGCTAGCAAGGCCAAGGAAGACGACGATGAGCTGAATGCTGGTCTCACCCTTGGTTTAGACTCAAAATTTCAAGTGTCTAAACTGGATGTGACAGAGTTTGCGTCCAACTCGAGTCCAACCGAGAATAGTATCGAGGAGGTGAAGGAAGAGGAAGCTGGGGAGACATGGCCTCCCAGTAAAGTTTTGAAGACAATGAGAACCGGAGATGAGGTTTCACAGCAGTCCCATGTGAAGAGAGCCAGGGTTTCAGTTAGAGCTCGATGTGACACGCTAACG ATGAATGATGGGTGCCAATGGAGGAAATATGGACAGAAAATAGCTAAGGGGAATCCATGCCCACGAGCTTATTATCGGTGTACAGTTGCACCATCTTGCCCAGTGAGAAAGCAG GTGCAGAGATGTGCAGAGGACATGTCCATTTTGATCACTACCTATGAAGGAACTCACAACCACCCACTTCCGATGTCAGCCACAGCCATGGCTTCCACCACCTCTGCTGCAGCTTCCATGCTCATCTCCGGCTCTTCTGCCTCTCAGCCAGGCCTTGGTTCCTCACCTGCTGCTACTGAGCTCCATGGGTTGAACTTCAGTCTCCCTGATAATATGAGAACAAGGCAGCTCTATGCAGCAAACTCTTCCCCATTTCCAACTATTACTCTAGACCTCACCACTACAGCTTCATCATCCTCTCATTTCAGCAGGTTTTCCTCAAGCTTCAATTCTAGCACCCCAAGGTTCCCGTCAACAAGTCTTAGCTTTTCTTCCTCAGAATCCAACAGTGTACCTACAGTTTGGGGCAATGGGTGCCTTAATTATGGCATACTACCACATAATAAAGCTCAAATAGGGTCTCTAAATCTTGGAAGACAACCACCAGAACATTTTCATCAACCCTACATGGAAAAGAACGGCCAAGCACCTATTCAACAGTCCTTAACTGAAACATTGACCAAGGTGATAACATCAGACCCAAGTTTTCGGACAGTTATAGCTGCGGCGCTCTCATCAATGGTTAGCAGCAGTACCGGCCAACCAAACCCAGGTGCAGGAGAGAGCTTGGGCCAGAATTTGAAGTGGGGTGAGACTACTCAGGCCATTTCTACCAACCCATTGAGCCAGAATGGGAAGGGATGTGCACCTGGGTACTTAAATGCGTCATCATCTTCAAATTCTCAGACAGGAAACTCCATCCTCCTCCAGCCTCCATTTCCAGTTTCCATCCCTAGAAGTGGTACTTCTGGGTCTGCTGCTGAGAACAGGGACCAGAACAACTGA